One stretch of Paenibacillus sp. FSL R5-0341 DNA includes these proteins:
- a CDS encoding Gfo/Idh/MocA family oxidoreductase, producing MEKMKAGIIGCGNISAIYLENLKNNPVIEVVAVADLIRERAQERADEFNIANVYNVDELLQNNEIELVLNLTVPGSHAMTDLAALEAGKHVYAEKPLAISLEDGRKVVELAEEKGLYVGSAPDTFLGSGIQTARKAIEDGLIGKPIAATSFFMGGGPEAWHPNPEFFYVAGGGPMFDMGPYYLTALITLLGPIRRISASAGVQIADRKIGSGPKEGTVLQVETPTHLAGTIDFAEGAIATMITSFDIRGASDLPRIEIYGTEGTLSVPDPNYFNGEVKVRRYGQDTWETVKPVFESGQNERGIGVTEMVESIRAGREHKASGKLAYHVLEAMHSFQRSSLEGKHIHLESSYDSLAVTRAVQTEIETVESH from the coding sequence GTGGAGAAAATGAAAGCAGGCATCATCGGGTGCGGTAACATCAGTGCCATTTACTTGGAAAATCTCAAAAACAACCCGGTCATTGAAGTCGTGGCTGTTGCAGATTTGATTCGTGAACGCGCTCAGGAACGGGCAGATGAATTTAATATCGCAAACGTTTACAATGTAGATGAGTTGCTGCAAAATAACGAAATTGAACTCGTCTTGAACCTTACGGTTCCTGGCAGTCATGCCATGACCGATCTGGCTGCACTCGAAGCAGGTAAACATGTGTATGCCGAGAAGCCACTGGCAATTTCGCTTGAGGATGGTCGCAAGGTTGTTGAGCTGGCTGAGGAGAAGGGATTGTATGTGGGTTCTGCACCGGATACCTTCCTTGGTTCAGGCATTCAAACGGCTCGCAAAGCCATTGAGGATGGGCTGATCGGTAAGCCGATCGCAGCCACTTCATTCTTTATGGGTGGAGGACCAGAAGCTTGGCATCCTAATCCGGAGTTCTTTTATGTCGCAGGTGGTGGACCTATGTTTGATATGGGACCTTACTACCTGACCGCTCTGATTACGTTGCTCGGACCGATACGCAGAATCAGCGCCTCGGCAGGCGTACAGATTGCGGATCGCAAGATTGGCTCCGGACCGAAGGAGGGTACAGTGCTGCAAGTAGAAACGCCTACCCACTTGGCAGGAACGATTGATTTTGCAGAAGGTGCCATTGCAACCATGATCACCAGTTTCGATATTCGGGGAGCTTCGGATCTGCCACGTATTGAAATCTATGGTACAGAAGGTACGCTTAGTGTACCAGACCCCAATTATTTTAACGGGGAAGTAAAGGTTCGCAGATATGGCCAAGACACTTGGGAGACGGTCAAACCAGTCTTTGAAAGTGGACAAAACGAACGAGGCATCGGCGTAACGGAAATGGTCGAATCCATTCGTGCCGGAAGAGAACACAAAGCCAGTGGCAAGCTTGCTTATCATGTACTGGAAGCCATGCATTCATTCCAGCGTTCTTCACTTGAAGGCAAGCATATACATCTGGAGAGCAGCTATGACTCTTTAGCAGTAACTCGCGCAGTTCAAACTGAGATTGAAACCGTGGAATCGCACTAG
- a CDS encoding AraC family transcriptional regulator has product MPTDHSCQVLTAGFSFHRKPYAMVQPEGVKNYLLRLQTDGRCRARIDGDMSLVDAGDLLLFDPDEPYELRIDNEINPMGERLVESGDYHIFFNGSWVDEWWKRHKRPTRIKVELTESLLVLFRQLVLEQRRISNPYPEISSYYMRILCLEVDRLLSEHPTITNTNYVAYEIKNYIEENASSLFKLDDVATHIGISVSRGVHLFKEAFGKSIMQYTLDVRLNMARERIIFSPMTLEQVSESSGFNNYTYFHRVFRSRFGMSPKEFRVIHREQM; this is encoded by the coding sequence ATGCCGACAGATCATTCCTGCCAAGTTCTTACAGCAGGCTTTTCATTTCATCGTAAACCCTACGCTATGGTGCAGCCTGAAGGGGTGAAGAATTACCTGTTAAGACTGCAAACAGACGGACGCTGCCGTGCACGTATTGATGGGGACATGTCCCTGGTGGACGCGGGCGATCTGCTTCTTTTTGATCCTGATGAGCCCTATGAGCTGAGAATAGACAATGAAATCAATCCGATGGGAGAACGACTAGTGGAGAGTGGCGACTATCACATCTTCTTCAATGGTTCCTGGGTGGATGAGTGGTGGAAGCGTCACAAACGACCAACCCGAATCAAAGTCGAGCTGACGGAAAGTCTGTTAGTACTGTTTCGACAGCTCGTGCTGGAGCAGCGCCGTATCTCCAATCCTTATCCGGAAATTTCAAGTTATTATATGCGGATTTTATGTCTCGAAGTGGATCGTCTGCTCTCAGAGCATCCGACGATAACCAATACCAATTATGTGGCTTATGAGATTAAGAACTACATTGAAGAAAACGCTTCCTCTTTGTTCAAGCTGGATGATGTGGCAACACATATTGGTATCAGTGTCTCACGGGGGGTTCATCTCTTCAAAGAAGCGTTTGGCAAAAGCATAATGCAATACACGCTTGACGTACGGCTGAATATGGCCAGGGAACGAATTATTTTCAGTCCAATGACCCTGGAGCAAGTGTCTGAGTCTTCCGGCTTCAATAACTATACCTATTTCCATCGGGTATTCCGTTCCCGGTTCGGCATGTCCCCGAAGGAATTCCGCGTCATTCACCGGGAACAGATGTAA
- a CDS encoding Gfo/Idh/MocA family oxidoreductase, with the protein METTQRKRVAIIGLGDIARKVYLPLLTAHPNVEIVGIMNRSPEPVKAVQEAYRLERGTTDLKELLSWDLDAVFVHTATEAHFDIVMQCLEQGLAVYVDKPLSYTLRESEEMTAFAEAQGLLLAVGFNRRFAPMYQKAKEWMQGGKGLESLTVTKHRTGIQDRPAAETIYDDLIHMLDLMMWYSDHNVELLHQWIRKNDLDRLLHATGTAKLGRTAYGRFDMVREAGADLEKIELHGGGRSVEVVNMDSISYMEQGSLETKETFGSWDTVLARRGFSGAVDHFLACLDSPDDCLISASHVMDSHELAEQLIRK; encoded by the coding sequence ATGGAAACAACCCAACGTAAACGAGTTGCAATTATCGGCCTCGGCGATATTGCACGTAAAGTATATTTGCCGCTGTTAACAGCTCATCCGAACGTGGAGATTGTAGGCATTATGAACCGATCTCCAGAGCCGGTCAAAGCCGTTCAGGAGGCGTATCGATTAGAACGGGGAACAACGGATCTGAAAGAACTGTTGTCCTGGGATCTGGATGCCGTGTTTGTACATACAGCAACGGAAGCGCACTTTGACATTGTCATGCAATGTTTGGAACAGGGATTGGCCGTATACGTAGACAAGCCGTTATCCTATACGCTTCGGGAGTCGGAAGAAATGACGGCTTTTGCCGAGGCACAAGGTCTGTTACTGGCAGTGGGCTTCAATCGCAGATTCGCACCAATGTACCAAAAAGCGAAAGAATGGATGCAGGGTGGAAAAGGTTTAGAATCCCTGACAGTGACAAAACATCGTACAGGCATTCAGGATCGTCCTGCGGCAGAAACCATCTATGATGATCTCATCCATATGCTGGATCTAATGATGTGGTACTCGGATCATAACGTGGAGCTGCTTCATCAATGGATTCGGAAGAATGATTTGGACAGACTGCTGCATGCGACCGGAACGGCCAAGCTGGGCAGAACAGCCTATGGTCGATTCGATATGGTACGTGAAGCTGGGGCAGATCTGGAGAAGATCGAATTGCATGGTGGTGGACGCTCTGTTGAAGTCGTGAACATGGACTCGATCAGCTACATGGAACAGGGGAGTCTGGAAACCAAAGAAACTTTTGGGAGCTGGGACACTGTGTTAGCGCGCAGAGGTTTTAGCGGAGCCGTCGATCATTTCCTGGCTTGTCTGGACTCGCCTGATGATTGCCTGATTAGTGCAAGTCATGTCATGGACAGCCATGAACTGGCTGAACAATTAATCCGCAAATAG